TAGAACCTTCCTTAgcataaaaatcttaatctcGGATCACCCCTCCAACCCCACAGGTTGCTGGGTTACGAAGAAAACTCATCCAAATTCAACTTCACCCGACCTTCCAAAGGTCTAAACTACCAAAGAGCACAGTAGTTTAACTGCCTGTAAGGGATATAAGGAATACCAAGTTGTCTGAAAATAGCTATATCAGAACAGCTCCCAACTTTTTAGGTTTGAGACATATGAGATAAAAGTCTCAGCCAGCGGATATTTACCTTCAAAAGGCAAACCTATTATACTCTGCCAACCTCCTTTCTAGCAGAGCATCTCCCAAGCGAAAGAGTCCAAGTGATAATGGGTGGCAAAGATCCAACCACCAGTCCAAGCTGTGAACTCTCCCCTGCCTTCTGGAACCAGTGTATCTTATTAGATCAATGACTGCCCTTCCAGATAATTCAATCCCTCACTGAGAAGTTATTCCACATGATGAGCGAATTCGCTTGCGCATAGAACATGGTCACATGTTTCCTCAGCGATGAGATGTGTAATCTGTATATTTACATTAAAAGGAAAGGCTTTTATACAAACATCTCCCGGAGATCTGATTAAAACCCAAGCAGAAAATTTCCCAAAAAAACTTGGCAGTGAAGGAACTAGTTTGTCACCCTTGTTATGGCGAAAATGAAACCACCACCACACAAACTAATTGGTCTAAATCTAGTAAGTTACAGGGTTACCTTCCTTTGGAATCTTCtcagaggaaaagagagaagcacCTGACCTGACCTGACCATTGAAAAAACATGACCAGCTCCCAACAATTCCCCCATAATGAGCTGCTCAGACTTTTCAGTATCTCTGAAgggaatatataattaaacaaataaaaaaagtactagtgaagtttatttttctcaacAGTAGTAGCAAACTTATTTGGACTTCTTGGCCACAATCTACGACCTCACTTGAGATTCATAATCAGTAATGTTCGCCCcctctataaaatatattgctTCCTAGAATCACCAAATTGTTGAAACATACAATCACCTAATTGTCgaagaatttaaatttcatgcatgcatacaagATTTTACCTGCCTTCACTCACTATAggttcaagaaacaaagaaaaaaaaaaaacgaaagacGGGTACGAATGAAATATTCATTGAACATTCTTGATCTCAGATTTGTCATTGTCAACTCCTCATTCGATAAAGCATCAATCCCGACACACAGAAGATTATGCAAACATTATAAGATTCCAATAGTGTATAATTTAGGAGCACTTGCATTTATTATCATTCATAACAAGAAAAAGTTCATTAAGTACTATGTTTTCTCTGTTTCCTTGTGTTACAAACTTCCACCAAGTACTAATGCAGTTTAGCTGAAACACCATACGAAAACCACGTTTGACACCATACCACTCTTTTGGCACTGCAGAAGCTGAGCTATATGCATAAAAAAGTATCCATAACATTCTCACCACCCCTTCTTCCATATACATAACTAATTTACTCGGAAGAACACAAAAAGAGAGCACCAAACACATTCTCCCGCAGATCCTCAAGCATTCACTACAGTCCCACCttcaaaaaaaaacaattgccaaaagaaaaaaatgggtcATCAATATCGGCCAAAAGCTCCTACAATTTGCAGAAATTGCAgcttaattaatatactaaaacTTACCATTAGGGTGTAAAACCTGGCCAGTCATGTAAGAGGAGCAATGGTTGCAAGCAAGGAAGACAAAGCAAGGTGCAACCTCAGCAGGCTGACCGGCCCTTCCCATAGGGACTTCAGACCCGAACTTAATAATCTCTTCTTCGTTGAATGATGCCGGTATCAATGGTGTCCAGATTGGTCCGGGGGCGACACCATTGACGCGTATGCCTCTTGATGTGAGATTAAGTGCTAGAGCTCTCGTGTAAGCCACTATTGCACCTTTGGTTGAGGTGTAGTCGATCAGTGTGCTGTGTCCCTTGTATGCATTCACGGATGTAGTGTTGATTATGGAGCTCCCTTCTTTCATGTGCTTCAAAGCGTgcctatcatcatcatcatcatcagttaTTATCAGGATCCTTGTGATGTGAAGAAGAAAAGTTAGATTTTGCAAGTGTAATTTCAGTTCGTTTTTACCTTACTGTGAAGAAGCAAGAGAAAATATTGGTTCTAAACACCCTGAGAAGCCTTCCCTCATTGATCTCCTCCACCGAGCAAGCCTTGTACTGCTCAGCCGCGTTGTTAACCAGTATATCAATACGGCCATAGGCACTCACCACTTCTTCAACCACCATTCTGCAATTTTCATCAAATCCCAAATCGGCTGGTATGGCGATTGGCTCTTTTGCATCATGGGTCTTCGACTTTTTGATCATGTGGAGTGTTTCCTGAGCATCCTTGTCCTCTTGATTCTTCACAAATGTAAAGGCCACGGTAGCACCCTCCAGTGCAAAGCAGTAGCATACCGCTCGCCCAATCCCCGAGTCCCCACCAGTCACCAGCGCCACCTTCCCCTGCAAAACTTCCacgttaattattttttattagtgccTGCATTACTTAATTACTGCTTAGCCAAATGAAAAGCAAACATTTCAAGGATTCCAAGGACCTCTAACTTGAGGTGCCCATGAAGAAAATATCTAACAAATCATGTGAGAATTATCATTATCTAGATCTAGTTGTGCGCACGCGCAGAGTCACAGACACGTCAGTGGACACAGTGACATAGACGACCCCTGCCGCCCTGCGCATATGTCTGCATAAAAGACTTTGTGGAAAAGCGAAATCTGTGCATGAAGTTGAGACGAAATCAGAAAGTATACATGAAGTTTATTGGAAGGCTTGTAGTCTGGACTTGAAAACTGAGGGGTAGGTTCCATGACATGCTCTTTCCCAGGCTGTGTCTCCTGCCTCTGTGGTGGAAACTGCTGGCCACCGGAAGCCATTCTTTCAAACACTCTAATGGGTGGTTTACGTCTTAGTAGTTCCCAGAAATGTCTCCGGTAAAGGAGTCGTTAATCAGTGAGATTTTGAGGTCTAGCTTACAAAAATTGATGAGGTTAATTTTGATGTGCATGGGGGCGGTGGCGGTGGCTAAAATTGGGGTGGATTAATATAGGTGTATTTGAAGTGTGGACAAGCTGGGGGTACGTGGCCAGAGGGGGCGTCAACGTGTCGGATGAGTCGCATGCAGCGGACACGTCTTTAGAACCGGACATAATTGGTTGGAGATAGGGACTGGAATTCCAGGATCATCCACTGTCCTGTCACTCTTCTTATTTGGAAGAGCTCTGAAGTTCTCGACTCGGGGCGAGCCAATATCGACTCTCATCTAAACAGGCCCACCCACTGCCCAGCTCTTGAATTCAGCCAGTTATAAGCATGgcacttttttgtttcttaggTTAACCAACCAAAagcaaaatttgataaaaatataaaacagaaCAAAGTTATTTTGACAACACGTCAGCATTAACACTTAGTGagatatgtgaatagtaataagatatgtgagttaaaatttgtgaatagtaataaatagtagtgatctcaactcatctcttaatTCAAATCGGATCTTAGTCTCCGTTTAAATAGtgcgatgagatgagatgattttagataaaagttaaaagttgaataaaatattgttagaatattattttttaatattattattgttttggaatttaaaaatgttgaattaggatttgaaaatgttgaattgagatttgaaaaagttgaattgtttattgtattttatatgaaaatttgagaaaattataatgatgagatgagatagtttctcaatccaaacggggcctaaacaCAAAGAGGTTACACTGTAGATCATGCACACGGCATTCTTTATAAACACTAATTATCTTAATAAAACTATTAGAGATATAAAGGGATCCCACAAACTGATGAGATGCAATATTAGTGTGCCACATTggtcttttttttcccctcccaTGCATGCACCCCTCCCCTCCTCTTCCCTTCCTGCAACCTTTTCCAAACCCTCGAGACCCCATCTCTCCAATCCAATGCTGCTGCAACCCAACTATCTTCCTTGCCTCTCACCGACATCGTTGTCCCTCACCATCAAGTTTTGTATCACTACTCTACTCTTGGAAAGGAAAACGGGGGAGGGGACGAGGGCTAGagggaagtaaaaaaaaaaaacttactagtgtgtcacatcagtttgtgaaatCCTTTTATGtccttaatatttttcttatcttaATTCTATTAAGATGAAAAGTgctacaaatataaaaagattctacaaaactgaactcacaaactaacgtgatttcatatgatatgttagattcaTAGCTATCTATTAAGATAATAAACTCATTGCTATATACACAAAGTAAGTTTAATGCCGAGTGACGATCATTGAGAAGATGCATCTTAGTTGCAGTTGCGGTCCACGTTCAATAGACAATAGGGAGggtaattagaaaaattaggaTACATTCTGGTAATCATAGTTTATCGATCTGTTCATTCAATAAGAAATGAAATGGGAAAGGGGATTTAATGGATCGCGGAGCTGACTAATTGCCTTCTGGTAATTTGTTTCTAATTTGCCATGTTTAAATTACCTGGAAACCTTTTATATATGGattctttttttgcttttttcaatcattttttaaacacttcaaatatttttaacaaatataaaaaaaaaatcacaaattcatttaaaaatactttattaatcattaagcaaaaaaaaaatgaaattaaaaaataaaatgcaattgGGTAGAAATTTTCGGTAGAAAGCTTATGTGggaatagtattttcctttatatatacCTCGATCGCTCTCTTTAACATCATaatcattataagtttgagaaCGGGGAATATTTGCTTAGAGATAGAGATGAGATCAATTCCGAGCCCAGGTCCAGCTTGCTCGATCTCTGTGTTTTCTCGCGCGCTCTACAGACCTTCCAAATCTTGATCATGAACGTATAATTTAGATCCTGTTTAGAGAGATAAAGATGAtatggttttaaataaattaaataaaatattattattattttaaaatttaaaaaaaataaattatttattatattttgtaaaaaatttgagaaaattataaagatgatatgatataaattGAGATCATTACTCAATCCGAACGAGACCTCATTCCTCATTTCTTGaaagaataaattcaataaaattacTGTAAATAAATCAATAGTAAAGACAGTCAccaacagagaaaaaaaaaacaaaagaaattacaatTCCGTGACAAAATTACAATTCCGTGGTGCAATGTTAATTTATATGGTACCATTCCTCTGATCATCCACCAATTGGTCTGGTCTAGTACTGAAAGCTCATGACCGAAatgcatataattaattgatGCATGCTTAGATTAATTATATGAGAGgtgctaattatatattaagctTAATTAACACGTAAATTAAACAGATAGATAGCATGTTGTTACAGTACTCACAGCTAGCTTGAGATGTTTAAACTTTAAACAAAGACCAACAGATACACAAGTTTTACAGCCTCAGCCATGCaacaaccagaccatatatGCATGTCGACACAGAAGCTACCATTCTCGAAAGATACTAAAAGAGCCCAGGCTGCCCAGAAAGCACGTTTCCACCTACAACCCCTCGGCCATTCACTATGGCCCCACCTTTAAAAACATATACAGCCCAAAGGagaaattaaccaaaaataaataaatagccaATGCACGCCAGGCTGCCCAGAAAGCACGTTTCCACCTACAACCCCTCAGCCATTCACTACGGCCCCACCTTTAAAAACATATACAGCCCAAAGGagaaattaaccaaaaataaataaatagccaATGCACAAGTTGCAgctaaattaatatgattaaacTTACCATTGGGGTGTAGAACCTGGCCAGTCATGTAAGAGGAGCAATGGTTGCAAGCAAGAAACACATATGCTGGTGCAACCTCAGCAGGCTGACCTGCCCTTCCCATCGGCACGTCAGACCCGAACTTAGCGCACTCTTCCTCGCTGAATGATGCCGGTATTAATGGCGTCCAGATGGGTCCTGGGGCAACCCCATTGACACGTATTCCTCTCTGTACAAGATGGAGAGCCAGAGCTCTAGTGTAAGCCACTATTGCACCTTTTGTTGCTGAATAATCGATCAGTCTCTTACTTCCCCTGTATGCAGTCACAGATGTCGTGTTGATTATGGAGCTCCCTGCTTTCATGTGCTTCAGAGCATGCCTATCACCATCAGTTATATCATCAAGGCCACATCAATTGCATGTTAATTTTGACGACATATATTTAATGTAagtaacacacacacacacatatatatgaattCGTTTTTACCTGACTGTGAAAAAGTATGAGAAGACGTTGGTCCTAAACACCCTCTCAAGCCTTTCCTCATCAATCTCCTCCACTGAGGTGGTCTTGTGCTGCTCAGCCGCTTTGTTTACTAAGATATCGATCCGGCCATAGGCATTCACCACTTCATCAACCACCATTCTGCAATTTTCATCATATCCTAAGTCGGCCGCCATTGCCATTGGTTCTTTTGCATCAGGCGTCTTTGACTTTTTTATCATCATGAATGTGTCCTGGGCATCCTTATCCTCATGAGCCTTCACAAATGTAAAGGCCACGGTTGCACCCTCCAGAGCAAAGGAGTGGCACACGGCCCGTCCAATCCCCGAGTCACCACCAGTCACTAACGCCACCATTCCCTGCAAAACTTTCACGTTAGTTAATTTTATTCGTGCCTGCATTAATGTAGGCTcgtaatattaatatgaatcagaaaaaaagaaatacatgaaGTTTATTGGATGGCTTATAGTCTGGGCTTTCAAATTGAGGGGTAGGTTCCATGACATGCTCTTTCCCAGGCTGTGTCTCCTGCCTTTGTGGTGGAAAGTGCTGGCCACCTGAAGCCATTCTTTCAAACATTCTAAAGGGCCTCTGAGTTGCTGGAAACCTAGCCGGAAAAGGATTCTTCCGGTGGGTTTTGGGAGGATAACGACGTGGTCTAGATCGAGTTGCTAAGGACCTAGAAACATATACTAAGCGGGAGAGCTTACAACAATTGAGACCTTGGATATGCATAGggaaattaagttcaaactgaTGCGAGTTTTATAGCTGTCTGGCGCACTGCGGAGACGTCTGTGGAAATGGAGATACATTGGATGAAGTAAGGTGGGGAGTTTCTAGGGTGATCTGGTGGAATACTATATATGAGATATTCCGGACTCGGCGTGTCATTATCTTTCATGGCGCAGGTCCAGAATTCAGCCAGGTGTACCAagctactagctagctagtactccagttatatatatatatatattcaagatcatcTCACCGAAACTTATCAATTTCTTGAATAATATTTCTTAGAAAACTAACTTTGTCACCGCCAGAATACTTTGGcaaaatgccaaaaatacaCAGGAATATCCCCGACTTGGGGACGGGACTACTGTTTTAGCCGAGCTGTTAGCCCATGACATAAATCCATGTATGTCAGCACGTATATTTGCATGTCCGCCACGTGCAAGATCAAGCAATTTATACCTGCCAATTTGGCATATCAGTTTTccattatatatgtttttcataCGAAGTGGCACCTGCATCGAActtctttcaaaacaaaaaggcAATCCACAGCTAGAAATCAATTAATTCAAAACCTCAAAAGGATCATATCCATGGATCTACTAACACAGGTCCTTCTATCTGTTCACTTAATTATTTCTTCCTTCTTTAGAGCATTCTTAGATCCTCTCGCAAAAGGTCTTTGGCAGTGATCAGACCATGGGTTCTTTCAGACTTCGTCTCTCTCTTGGTGCTTGTCAATGCCGGCTTAGTTTTGGTTCCTCGACCAGTGCTCTGTAATGGTACTTAATTTCTACCTCATCTCCCTCTCTTAGTTTCTTGATTTGTAGGTATTTATCGTAATTTGTGTGGTAGAATAATCagtttgttatatataatgGTGTTTTTGTATTAAATAGTTACGATTCATTTCTTTAGGAAGTGACGACTCATACTCGATCGGTTGATGAGTCTGAAAACTTATTGCGATCGAGTCTTTACTGTTAGCATGTATATTACACTGCAGCATAGACATATTATCTTTATTTCAGTGGCTTCTAATGATGATCAGTTGAGAccttcctatatatatttcattttatctgcaCAGAGAATATATGAAGACAATCTTCTTCATGAGGGCATCAACAGTTTCAGGCCGCAAGCAGTAAGTCAGTCTTAAAAATGGCAAAGCAGACTGCCTTGCCAACGAAATTGCAGATGAATTAGAGGATGAGCCTTGCACCAGCTCCACCAACGGCATGAGCATCGTGCCAAGCTCCAATACTCAGCTCTACGACGACCTCCCCAAATACATGGACGAGTGCAAGATCAACGCTAGCCAGCTCGACTGTAGACGGCATAATATTAATGCGGCCAGATTGTGCCGGATTTGGTTCcaatattatatacatgatCGATGCATGATATATCTAGCGATCAACTGATGATCAGTACGTAGTACTTTGTAAAACTTGTACAATAAAACTTAGAAGAATGGTTATCAACTTATACGTacgtaataattttaaatgcatCGATCGATATTCTTTAATTTCGTAACAAAGCCTCGGTAAAGCGAATATTTATGCAACAAGATCGCCCTTAGATCGGATGCTATTTTAGTTACTTAATTAGTTCTTATTAATTAATCTTtacttccttttaaaaaaaatctttactaATTAAATATACGTCTAATTAATTATCAGATCAATGTTAAGATCCAATTCAGATTTCTCAGAAATTAGAACATAAATATAATCACGTGGTTAGGTTCGTGCACataacaccatatatatatatatatatatatatatatatatatatatatatatatatacaatatgagaaatattaataaaaatcaaattttcttttaaaaacaaataagaagaaaaaatctataataaatataattatcaataaacaaattaattgggATTTGCAATgaattcattttgttgtaattCGTTTGCAACAAAATCATGAATTCCTTAGAAAGGAAAATTTGCAACGGCAAAATTCgttgcaaaaatgaaaaaagtccGTTGCAAAACACCAATTGTAACTGTTACCCATATCTTCACCGGCCAACGTGGCAATTGCGAGAGCATGGCAACGAGTAACGTTCGTTACAAATAATCACTTGCAATGAAAAAAGTCCTTTTTACGACTTGATTGGTTCCTTGCAGAAAGGCTTTCTTGTTGTAGTGAATTAATGCACACATGCCCGGCCAGTTgcaaaaatatgagaaatactattaaaaatcaaatttttttgtaaaaaaaattaataaatataattatgatatgTAATAGGCCGTGTTACTATCTCGAACAAGTTtacatatatatgatagtaaATTAGATCTTACTTAACTACCCTGTGTCTCTCTTTTTATACTTGatttttctcttcaaatatttaataatagaaaaatattttaatcataaagtgattatataaaaataatcttacgaattgatatgatttgatgtgatttatcaaattataaaattatttttatcttaaaataaatctaacaaattatataaaattacgttaatttataaaactctttttatataattcttttataaccACAGCACTCCTCGTATCATGCATGTACGTACTACTGGCACGGGGCCTTTGGACAATATGGCCGTCCCTACGTGGCCCCTACAGTTACGTGTCTCGGCCCTAGTTTGATCATCCTTAACCATGAATGCTCTTAACTTTTGAACAGCACGTGAAACAAAAGATCCGGCTACAGCTTGGATTACCTAATTGGCAAGCAAGGCATGCAGCCCACGTAAAA
This genomic interval from Juglans microcarpa x Juglans regia isolate MS1-56 chromosome 4D, Jm3101_v1.0, whole genome shotgun sequence contains the following:
- the LOC121259088 gene encoding NADPH-dependent aldehyde reductase 1, chloroplastic-like codes for the protein MASGGQQFPPQRQETQPGKEHVMEPTPQFSSPDYKPSNKLHGKVALVTGGDSGIGRAVCYCFALEGATVAFTFVKNQEDKDAQETLHMIKKSKTHDAKEPIAIPADLGFDENCRMVVEEVVSAYGRIDILVNNAAEQYKACSVEEINEGRLLRVFRTNIFSCFFTVRHALKHMKEGSSIINTTSVNAYKGHSTLIDYTSTKGAIVAYTRALALNLTSRGIRVNGVAPGPIWTPLIPASFNEEEIIKFGSEVPMGRAGQPAEVAPCFVFLACNHCSSYMTGQVLHPNGGTVVNA
- the LOC121259087 gene encoding NADPH-dependent aldehyde reductase 1, chloroplastic-like isoform X2 encodes the protein MHIQGLNCCKLSRLVYVSRSLATRSRPRRYPPKTHRKNPFPARFPATQRPFRMFERMASGGQHFPPQRQETQPGKEHVMEPTPQFESPDYKPSNKLHGMVALVTGGDSGIGRAVCHSFALEGATVAFTFVKAHEDKDAQDTFMMIKKSKTPDAKEPMAMAADLGYDENCRMVVDEVVNAYGRIDILVNKAAEQHKTTSVEEIDEERLERVFRTNVFSYFFTVRHALKHMKAGSSIINTTSVTAYRGSKRLIDYSATKGAIVAYTRALALHLVQRGIRVNGVAPGPIWTPLIPASFSEEECAKFGSDVPMGRAGQPAEVAPAYVFLACNHCSSYMTGQVLHPNGGAVVNG
- the LOC121259087 gene encoding NADPH-dependent aldehyde reductase 1, chloroplastic-like isoform X1, translated to MHIQGLNCCKLSRLVYVSRSLATRSRPRRYPPKTHRKNPFPARFPATQRPFRMFERMASGGQHFPPQRQETQPGKEHVMEPTPQFESPDYKPSNKLHGMVALVTGGDSGIGRAVCHSFALEGATVAFTFVKAHEDKDAQDTFMMIKKSKTPDAKEPMAMAADLGYDENCRMVVDEVVNAYGRIDILVNKAAEQHKTTSVEEIDEERLERVFRTNVFSYFFTVRHALKHMKAGSSIINTTSVTAYRGSKRLIDYSATKGAIVAYTRALALHLVQRGIRVNGVAPGPIWTPLIPASFSEEECAKFGSDVPMGRAGQPAEVAPAYVFLACNHCSSYMTGQVLHPNGGAIVNGRGVVGGNVLSGQPGLF